Proteins found in one Stigmatopora nigra isolate UIUO_SnigA chromosome 15, RoL_Snig_1.1, whole genome shotgun sequence genomic segment:
- the chst12a gene encoding carbohydrate sulfotransferase 12: MMGTSQMFHVFVVLGSALMILLIIIYWEEVGASNQYLHTPFSPRPKITNPVQQQQQQQPQTPQLPAFLSDIDAFVNQFLEPGTGEPTDQVPAEASNQSEKAEERYVPRQEWKIHLTPVAEELRQRQDNRQRILKDLCANDSFAFPGKKRSFDDIPIQELDHLIVDDRHGIIYCYVPKVACTNWKRIMMVLSESLLIDGIPQRDPLAIHRDLAHNSSMHFTFNKFWKRYGKFARHLMKVKLKKYTKFLFVRDPFVRLISAFKDKFEGRNEEFYRRFAKVMLRRYGNQPTPPDSVDKAFAMGVHPSFSHFIQYLLDPQTEKESPFNEHWQQVYRLCHPCQIQYDFVGHLETAEEDAEHLLRLLRVDNVVDFPASNRNLTATDSESDWFNFVPLEVRKELYKLYEPDFRLFGYKKPDTVLYE, from the exons ATGATGGGAACATCTCAGATGTTTCACGTTTTTGTGGTCCTGGGCTCCGCTTTAATGATTCTTCTCATCATCATCTACTGGGAGGAAGTCGGAGCATCCAATCAGTATTTGCACACCCCGTTCTCACCGAGGCCCAAAATCACAAATCctgttcaacaacaacaacagcagcagcctcAAACCCCCCAATTGCCAGCCTTCCTCTCCGACATCGATGCCTTTGTCAACCAGTTTTTAGAGCCTGGAACTGGCGAACCCACAGACCAAGTGCCAGCTGAAGCAAGTAACCAATCAGAAAAAGCAGAAGAGCGATATGTACCAAGGCAGGAATGGAAGATTCACTTGACTCCAGTAGCAGAGGAGCTCCGTCAGAGACAG GACAACAGGCAGCGAATACTTAAGGATCTTTGTGCCAATGACAGTTTTGCCTTTCCTGGCAAAAAACGTTCATTTGACGACATTCCAATCCAGGAACTGGATCATCTGATAGTTGACGACAGGCATGGAATTATCTACTGTTATGTTCCAAAG GTGGCATGCACTAACTGGAAGAGGATCATGATGGTTCTAAGTGAGAGCCTACTCATTGATGGCATTCCCCAAAGAGACCCACTTGCCATCCACAGGGATTTGGCTCACAACAGCAGCATGCACTTTACCTTTAACAAGTTCTGGAAGCGTTACGGCAAGTTTGCAAGGCACCTCATGAAG gtcAAGCTGAAGAAATACACAAAGTTTCTTTTCGTACGAGACCCTTTTGTACGACTCATATCCGCCTTCAAGGATAAATTTGAGGGCCGAAATGAGGAATTCTATCGCCGCTTTGCCAAGGTCATGCTGAGGCGCTACGGCAACCAGCCAACGCCCCCGGATTCTGTGGATAAGGCGTTTGCTATGGGGGTCCATCCCTCCTTCTCTCACTTCATCCAGTATCTCTTGGACCCTCAGACGGAGAAGGAGAGTCCCTTTAATGAGCATTGGCAGCAGGTATACCGCCTTTGCCATCCATGCCAGATCCAGTATGACTTTGTAGGCCACTTGGAAACAGCCGAGGAAGATGCTGAGCATTTGTTACGCTTACTGCGTGTCGATAATGTTGTAGACTTTCCAGCTTCAAACCGGAACTTGACGGCTACCGACTCGGAATCAGACTGGTTCAATTTTGTTCCCCTCGAGGTGCGAAAGGAGCTTTACAAGTTGTATGAACCCGACTTCAGGCTTTTTGGTTACAAAAAACCTGATACAGTTCTTTACGAGTGA
- the c1qtnf6a gene encoding complement C1q tumor necrosis factor-related protein 1, with product MFGIFFTLSLAYLVTQAAPPKTPPAPCRQCCDDMQLSEGSGAGPLPGVYNQVPEVRTYINMTILKGDKGDRGERGTPGKSGQEGPPGSMGPMGLKGSKGQAGLPGDPCKVQYAAFSVGRRKSLHSLEAYQPLIFDTVFVNLDNDFNMFGGKFICHTPGIYFFNLNIHTWNFKETYLHIMRNEAEQAIVYAQPSDRSIMQSQSLMLDLVLNDEVWIRLYKRERENAIYSDDVDIYITFNGYLIKASTA from the exons ATGTTTGGTATTTTCTTTACCCTATCCTTAGCTTACCTGGTGACACAGGCAGCCCCTCCCAAGACCCCACCTGCCCCCTGCAGACAATGCTGTGATGACATGCAACTATCAGAGGGGAGTGGTGCCGGACCCTTGCCCGGAGTATACAACCAGGTCCCAGAAGTCCGTACTTACATTAACATGACCATTCTTAAAG GTGACAAAGGAGATCGCGGTGAAAGAGGGACGCCAGGTAAATCTGGACAGGAAGGCCCCCCGGGGTCAATGGGACCCATGGGCCTAAAAGGCTCAAAGGGCCAAGCGGGTCTACCAGGAGACCCTTGTAAAGTGCAGTATGCTGCTTTTTCTGTTGGTCGTCGTAAATCCTTACACAGTTTGGAGGCCTATCAGCCACTGATATTCGACACCGTTTTCGTCAACCTGGACAACGACTTTAACATGTTCGGTGGGAAATTTATCTGCCACACACCTGGGATTTATTTCTTCAACCTCAATATTCACACATGGAATTTCAAGGAGACTTACCTGCACATTATGCGCAATGAAGCTGAGCAGGCGATTGTATACGCCCAACCCAGCGACCGTTCCATCATGCAGAGCCAGAGTCTTATGCTAGACTTGGTCCTCAACGATGAGGTATGGATCCGTCTGTACAAGCGGGAACGGGAGAATGCAATTTATAGTGACGATGTGGATATTTATATCACTTTTAATGGATATCTCATCAAAGCAAGCACAGCTTAA
- the il2rb gene encoding interleukin-2 receptor subunit beta isoform X2, translating into MIFGYKKIWKKPIHHISVQSCKVKQCCNALPGCSFVFERKFSPFEKMPNISMECNNVLVEKLKDYNVASHIKMHPPDRPFVNHTDNDLMIYWGPGSPHSVFLTEFEYEVQIQKRDPMIKEVHTFPTNIPQLNTTALGLEGEHYIRVKVKPEGRENSQWSDWSPSESWVAPSAKPKSSKREAFIIYAALFFSIVTMVIFYKSGIRKRFFQVKPVPNPSKYFKTPQGKNPKTLLSPNCAGVSLHTAQPPDYISPVEVCESCEEVTSRYSSPSTNHIPPNYLEASSGSDASGLIANSSSSSCFSNLGYFDNGSSGNSIPNKSNHVYFAYKNEFHILHKACDANLCLPFHLCPALANSPSCESLKRGLQSPDSGFCYEKEDEDEELKEDISGVNREEDQISALCSSSHLNIKMHASTLTANVSATGWPLACTMDRPSSMPRESEKAGYFILHDIKTTSRNASI; encoded by the exons ATGATTTTTGGCTACAAGAAAATCTGGAAAAAGCCAATACATCATATTTCAGTACA GAGCTGCAAGGTGAAACAATGCTGTAACGCACTTCCAGGATGCAGTTTTGTATTTGAAAGA AAATTCTCTCCTTTTGAGAAAATGCCGAACATCAGCATGGAATGTAACAATGTACTGGTGGAAAAGCTTAAAGACTACAATGTCGCAAGTCACA TCAAAATGCACCCCCCAGATCGCCCATTTGTCAACCACACTGACAACGACCTCATGATATATTGGGGTCCAGGTAGCCCTCACTCTGTGTTCCTCACAGAGTTTGAATACGAGGTTCAGATCCAAAAGCGTGACCCAATGATAAAG GAGGTTCATACATTTCCCACCAACATACCACAATTGAATACCACTGCTTTGGGGCTGGAAGGTGAGCACTATATTCGTGTGAAAGTCAAGCCAGAAGGCAGAGAAAACAGCCAATGGAGTGACTGGAGTCCATCTGAATCCTGGGTGGCACCAAGCGCCAAGCCAAAATCATCAAAACGTG AAGCCTTCATAATATATGCTGCTTTGTTCTTCTCGATTGTCACAATGGTTATCTTTTACAAAAGTGGGATcagaaagag GTTCTTTCAAGTGAAGCCAGTTCCAAATCcatcaaaatacttcaaaactCCCCAAGGAAAAAATCCAAAG ACATTGCTGAGTCCTAATTGTGCTGGAGTATCCTTGCACACTGCTCAACCTCCTGACTACATCTCCCCAGTGGAGGTATGTGAAAGTTGTGAAGAGGTTACTTCCAGATACTCCTCCCCCAGCACCAATCATATCCCTCCTAACTACCTGGAAGCATCGTCAGGTTCTGATGCGAGTGGGCTCATAGCCAATTCCTCATCTTCGTCTTGTTTCTCGAACTTGGGCTACTTTGACAATGGTTCCTCTGGAAACTCCATTCCAAATAAGAGCAATCATGTCTACTTTGCATATAAAAATGAATTCCATATTCTTCACAAGGCATGTGATGCTAATCTCTGCCTTCCTTTCCATCTTTGCCCTGCTTTGGCCAACTCTCCCAGCTGTGAGAGCTTAAAAAGAGGGTTGCAAAGCCCCGATTCAGGCTTTTGTTatgaaaaagaagatgaagatgaggagcTCAAAGAAGATATTTCAGGTGTAAATAGGGAAGAAGACCAGATTTCAGCTCTCTGTAGCTCCTCTCATCTAAACATTAAGATGCATGCTTCTACGCTAACAGCCAATGTAAGTGCCACAGGTTGGCCCCTTGCTTGTACAATGGATAGGCCTTCTTCCATGCCAAGAGAGTCCGAAAAAGCAGGTTATTTCATCTTGCATGATATAAAAACGACTTCCAGGAATGCATCAATCTGA
- the il2rb gene encoding interleukin-2 receptor subunit beta isoform X1, whose protein sequence is MGLIQIYFISAVVFSLFCESNLQGLTCVNDFINNVTCILNSSLKEPGQNCMIFGYKKIWKKPIHHISVQSCKVKQCCNALPGCSFVFERKFSPFEKMPNISMECNNVLVEKLKDYNVASHIKMHPPDRPFVNHTDNDLMIYWGPGSPHSVFLTEFEYEVQIQKRDPMIKEVHTFPTNIPQLNTTALGLEGEHYIRVKVKPEGRENSQWSDWSPSESWVAPSAKPKSSKREAFIIYAALFFSIVTMVIFYKSGIRKRFFQVKPVPNPSKYFKTPQGKNPKTLLSPNCAGVSLHTAQPPDYISPVEVCESCEEVTSRYSSPSTNHIPPNYLEASSGSDASGLIANSSSSSCFSNLGYFDNGSSGNSIPNKSNHVYFAYKNEFHILHKACDANLCLPFHLCPALANSPSCESLKRGLQSPDSGFCYEKEDEDEELKEDISGVNREEDQISALCSSSHLNIKMHASTLTANVSATGWPLACTMDRPSSMPRESEKAGYFILHDIKTTSRNASI, encoded by the exons ATGGGGCTCATCCAGATCTATTTCATTTCAGCGGttgtattttcccttttctgtgAGTCAAACTTGCAAG GACTAACCTGTGTGAATGACTTCATCAACAATGTGACATGTATACTAAACAGTTCTCTAAAAGAGCCTGGCCAAAACTGCATGATTTTTGGCTACAAGAAAATCTGGAAAAAGCCAATACATCATATTTCAGTACA GAGCTGCAAGGTGAAACAATGCTGTAACGCACTTCCAGGATGCAGTTTTGTATTTGAAAGA AAATTCTCTCCTTTTGAGAAAATGCCGAACATCAGCATGGAATGTAACAATGTACTGGTGGAAAAGCTTAAAGACTACAATGTCGCAAGTCACA TCAAAATGCACCCCCCAGATCGCCCATTTGTCAACCACACTGACAACGACCTCATGATATATTGGGGTCCAGGTAGCCCTCACTCTGTGTTCCTCACAGAGTTTGAATACGAGGTTCAGATCCAAAAGCGTGACCCAATGATAAAG GAGGTTCATACATTTCCCACCAACATACCACAATTGAATACCACTGCTTTGGGGCTGGAAGGTGAGCACTATATTCGTGTGAAAGTCAAGCCAGAAGGCAGAGAAAACAGCCAATGGAGTGACTGGAGTCCATCTGAATCCTGGGTGGCACCAAGCGCCAAGCCAAAATCATCAAAACGTG AAGCCTTCATAATATATGCTGCTTTGTTCTTCTCGATTGTCACAATGGTTATCTTTTACAAAAGTGGGATcagaaagag GTTCTTTCAAGTGAAGCCAGTTCCAAATCcatcaaaatacttcaaaactCCCCAAGGAAAAAATCCAAAG ACATTGCTGAGTCCTAATTGTGCTGGAGTATCCTTGCACACTGCTCAACCTCCTGACTACATCTCCCCAGTGGAGGTATGTGAAAGTTGTGAAGAGGTTACTTCCAGATACTCCTCCCCCAGCACCAATCATATCCCTCCTAACTACCTGGAAGCATCGTCAGGTTCTGATGCGAGTGGGCTCATAGCCAATTCCTCATCTTCGTCTTGTTTCTCGAACTTGGGCTACTTTGACAATGGTTCCTCTGGAAACTCCATTCCAAATAAGAGCAATCATGTCTACTTTGCATATAAAAATGAATTCCATATTCTTCACAAGGCATGTGATGCTAATCTCTGCCTTCCTTTCCATCTTTGCCCTGCTTTGGCCAACTCTCCCAGCTGTGAGAGCTTAAAAAGAGGGTTGCAAAGCCCCGATTCAGGCTTTTGTTatgaaaaagaagatgaagatgaggagcTCAAAGAAGATATTTCAGGTGTAAATAGGGAAGAAGACCAGATTTCAGCTCTCTGTAGCTCCTCTCATCTAAACATTAAGATGCATGCTTCTACGCTAACAGCCAATGTAAGTGCCACAGGTTGGCCCCTTGCTTGTACAATGGATAGGCCTTCTTCCATGCCAAGAGAGTCCGAAAAAGCAGGTTATTTCATCTTGCATGATATAAAAACGACTTCCAGGAATGCATCAATCTGA